The following coding sequences lie in one Caldilineales bacterium genomic window:
- a CDS encoding FAD-dependent oxidoreductase, with translation MAKPIILTADDEPQVLNAVERDLRNHYKGDYRLIKARSGAEALDALKRLKQRNEPVALFLVDQRMPEMTGTEFLTEAVKLYPDARKVLLTAYADTQAAIESINTIGLDHYLMKPWDPPEQHLYPVLDDLLSTWWLEAPPPYDGIRVAGALWSPASHDVKDFLSRNRIPYLWLDVEKSSEGMVLLETLPPENRKLPVVFLPDGGVLIQPELRTLAEKVGLRTQATMPFYDLIIIGGGPAGLGAAVYGASEGLRTLMIDKEATGGQAGTSSRIENYLGFPKGLSGAELAERATTQAIRLGAELLLAQEVVQVRVEEPNKVVVLGDGVELGCKAIVIASGVRVVRLQVPGIQGLEGAGVYYGAALTEAANYRGQHVFTVGGANSAGQGAMFFSRYADKVTMLVRSESLEAGMSQYLVDQIRGTPNIEVLTGKDIVALHGQTVLEAIDIRDRATGAVITCPAAALFVFIGAKPHTDMVAGVVERNAAGFILTGQDLIRDGKKPLGWKLQRDPFLLETSAPGIFAAGDVRQGAVRRVASAVGEGAIAVSLVHQYLRTV, from the coding sequence ATGGCCAAACCCATCATCCTGACCGCCGATGACGAGCCGCAAGTGCTCAACGCCGTCGAACGCGACCTGCGCAACCACTACAAAGGCGATTACCGCCTGATCAAAGCCCGTTCTGGGGCCGAGGCGCTGGACGCGCTCAAGCGGTTGAAGCAGCGCAACGAGCCGGTGGCGCTCTTCCTCGTCGACCAGCGGATGCCGGAGATGACAGGCACCGAATTCCTGACGGAGGCCGTCAAACTCTACCCCGATGCTCGCAAAGTCCTGCTCACGGCCTACGCCGACACCCAGGCCGCCATCGAAAGCATCAACACCATCGGCCTCGACCACTACCTGATGAAGCCGTGGGACCCGCCGGAGCAGCACCTCTACCCGGTGTTGGACGATCTGCTGAGCACCTGGTGGCTGGAAGCGCCGCCGCCCTACGATGGCATTCGCGTGGCCGGGGCGCTGTGGTCGCCTGCCAGCCACGATGTCAAGGACTTCCTCTCCCGCAATCGCATCCCCTACCTGTGGCTGGATGTGGAAAAAAGCAGCGAGGGCATGGTCTTGTTGGAGACGCTGCCGCCGGAGAACCGCAAGCTCCCGGTCGTCTTCCTGCCCGATGGCGGCGTCCTCATCCAGCCCGAGTTGCGCACCCTGGCCGAAAAGGTGGGCCTGCGCACCCAGGCGACGATGCCGTTCTACGACCTCATCATCATCGGCGGCGGCCCGGCCGGGCTGGGCGCAGCGGTCTACGGCGCCTCCGAGGGCTTGCGGACGCTGATGATCGACAAAGAGGCCACCGGCGGGCAGGCAGGCACCAGCTCGCGCATCGAGAACTACCTGGGCTTCCCCAAGGGCCTGAGCGGGGCCGAGCTGGCCGAGCGAGCGACGACGCAGGCCATCCGCCTGGGGGCCGAGTTGCTGTTGGCGCAAGAGGTAGTGCAGGTGCGGGTCGAGGAGCCGAACAAGGTCGTGGTGCTGGGCGACGGCGTCGAGTTGGGCTGCAAGGCAATCGTCATCGCCAGCGGCGTCAGGGTCGTGCGCCTTCAAGTTCCCGGCATCCAGGGTCTGGAAGGCGCCGGAGTCTATTACGGGGCCGCCCTGACCGAGGCGGCCAACTATCGCGGCCAGCATGTCTTCACCGTCGGCGGGGCCAACTCGGCCGGCCAGGGGGCGATGTTCTTCTCACGTTATGCCGACAAGGTGACGATGTTGGTGCGTTCCGAGTCGCTTGAAGCCGGGATGTCGCAATATCTGGTCGACCAGATCCGGGGCACGCCGAATATCGAGGTGCTGACCGGCAAGGACATCGTCGCCCTGCACGGTCAGACCGTGCTCGAGGCCATCGATATCCGCGACCGGGCGACCGGCGCCGTAATCACCTGCCCGGCGGCGGCGCTGTTCGTGTTCATCGGCGCCAAACCGCACACCGACATGGTGGCCGGCGTGGTCGAGCGCAACGCCGCCGGCTTTATTCTCACCGGCCAGGATTTGATCCGCGACGGCAAGAAGCCCCTGGGCTGGAAGCTCCAGCGCGACCCCTTCCTGCTGGAAACCAGCGCCCCCGGCATCTTTGCCGCTGGCGATGTGCGCCAGGGTGCGGTGCGCCGCGTGGCTTCGGCCGTGGGCGAGGGCGCCATCGCCGTCAGTTTGGTGCACCAGTATTTAAGGACGGTATAG
- a CDS encoding type II toxin-antitoxin system VapC family toxin yields MISYLLDTNVISEPLRPMPHPQVMERFRQHRSEIAISAVVWHELWFGCLRLPPSARRRAIEEYLDTVVAPSMPILSYDQAAAVWHAQERARLSVIGKTPPFADGQIIAVAKVHDLILVTFNLADYAAFQGVVIEDWRS; encoded by the coding sequence GTGATCAGCTATTTGCTGGACACTAATGTTATTTCCGAGCCGTTGCGACCGATGCCCCATCCGCAGGTGATGGAACGTTTTCGCCAGCATCGCTCAGAGATTGCGATTTCGGCGGTCGTCTGGCATGAATTGTGGTTCGGCTGTTTGCGTTTGCCGCCTTCGGCCAGGCGTAGAGCAATCGAGGAATATCTCGATACCGTGGTCGCGCCGTCGATGCCGATTCTTTCTTATGACCAGGCGGCGGCGGTTTGGCACGCCCAGGAACGAGCACGGCTAAGCGTCATCGGCAAGACGCCGCCCTTTGCCGATGGCCAGATCATCGCAGTGGCAAAAGTCCACGATCTCATCCTGGTGACATTCAATCTGGCTGACTATGCGGCTTTTCAGGGCGTCGTGATCGAAGACTGGCGCAGTTGA
- a CDS encoding type II toxin-antitoxin system Phd/YefM family antitoxin: protein MAINIAIRRWMMSRSYTIAQARNHFASIVHEAEEDAPVEVTRRGQSVAVVLSMQTYRRLVTARTDFWEAYSSYRRRIDLAQMGIEPEVFAGVRDSSPGREVTL from the coding sequence ATGGCCATCAACATAGCCATCAGGAGGTGGATGATGTCTCGAAGCTATACCATTGCCCAGGCTCGCAACCACTTTGCCAGCATTGTGCACGAAGCTGAGGAAGACGCGCCGGTCGAAGTGACGCGCCGCGGCCAGTCGGTTGCCGTGGTGCTTTCCATGCAGACCTATCGTCGTCTGGTGACCGCGCGCACGGACTTTTGGGAAGCCTACTCTTCGTATCGTCGGCGGATCGATTTAGCGCAGATGGGCATCGAGCCGGAGGTTTTCGCAGGTGTTCGGGACAGTTCGCCCGGCCGTGAGGTAACACTGTGA
- a CDS encoding DUF5615 family PIN-like protein, giving the protein MNLLADESVDQQIVARLRQDGHAVLYVAELSPSVGDDVVLQQARASNSLLLTADKDFGELVFRQRLLHSGVILLRLAGLSSERKAVLVSMTLRERTDELVGAFSVISPGAVRIRK; this is encoded by the coding sequence ATGAACTTGCTGGCGGATGAAAGCGTCGACCAGCAAATCGTCGCTCGACTGCGCCAGGACGGACATGCAGTGCTCTACGTTGCTGAGTTGTCACCCAGCGTTGGCGATGATGTTGTGCTCCAGCAGGCCAGGGCAAGCAACTCGTTGCTGCTAACCGCTGACAAGGATTTTGGCGAATTGGTCTTTCGTCAGCGACTCCTTCATTCTGGCGTCATATTGCTGCGATTGGCCGGTTTGTCGTCAGAAAGGAAGGCTGTACTCGTATCGATGACTCTGAGGGAGCGAACAGATGAGTTGGTGGGAGCGTTCAGCGTGATTTCGCCTGGCGCGGTGCGAATTCGCAAGTGA
- a CDS encoding DUF433 domain-containing protein: protein MFYDFIESNPQIMMGKPVIAGTRITVELVLEKLAAGETIEQLLAAHPRLTRQGVLAALDYAARTLKSDVIYPISERVAA, encoded by the coding sequence ATGTTTTACGACTTCATCGAATCCAATCCACAGATCATGATGGGTAAGCCGGTGATTGCCGGCACGCGCATCACGGTAGAGCTTGTTCTGGAGAAACTGGCGGCCGGTGAGACTATCGAACAACTTCTGGCCGCCCATCCGCGCTTGACACGGCAAGGCGTGCTGGCCGCGCTCGACTATGCGGCTCGGACCCTCAAGTCAGATGTGATCTATCCCATCTCAGAGAGGGTAGCAGCATGA
- a CDS encoding CoA-binding protein produces the protein MSLPMYDFLKKVPLFANLSDDDLARLCEMVEEVAIKAGEELFAEGARGDRAYVIQDGQLEILKSSSGRQVLISVRGSGDVIGEMALLEDSPRSASVRARTDATLLAIHQEQLDHLLDSSGSAAKAMLHTVLNRFRATSSALRQSEKMAQLGTFTAGIAHELNNPAAAVKRGAGQLKEIIEQYGRAEANMGRWSLNPEQKGALAEHERHAQDMAARPPDIDPLERSDKEYEIEAWLDDRGVENAWELAPLMVNIGYDPDQLARLSEGLTGEQIHDILRWLGMTFSIYNLLAEISSGAARISDIVTALKSYSYLDQAPVQQVDIAAGLDNTLLILRHKLKSITVRKDYAADLPRINGYGSELNQVWTNLIDNAADALAETLNPTIVLGATRQGDWVTVTVEDNGPGIPADIQPRIFDAFFTTKPPGKGTGLGLDISYNIVVNKHRGDIKVFSRPGRTCFQVSLPMDFETMNATPAPAALDQTNDSQLRRILETTRTIAVVGASSRPDRPGYTVPAYLQKAGYRIIPVNPNLTEMLGEKAYPDLQAIPEAVDVVEIFRPGDEVLPVVQEAIQIGAKVVWMQETVVNEQAADLAKNAGLEVVMDLCMRATHRRLFGKI, from the coding sequence TTGTCGCTGCCCATGTACGATTTCCTCAAGAAAGTCCCTCTCTTTGCCAATCTGTCCGATGACGACCTCGCAAGACTGTGCGAAATGGTGGAGGAAGTGGCCATCAAAGCCGGGGAGGAATTGTTTGCCGAGGGCGCGCGCGGGGATCGGGCCTATGTCATCCAGGATGGCCAGCTCGAGATCCTGAAAAGCTCCAGCGGCCGGCAGGTGCTGATCTCGGTGCGCGGGTCGGGCGATGTCATCGGCGAGATGGCGCTGCTGGAAGATTCGCCGCGCAGCGCCAGCGTGCGCGCCCGCACCGACGCCACCCTCCTGGCCATCCACCAGGAACAACTCGACCATCTGCTCGATAGCAGCGGCTCGGCGGCCAAGGCCATGCTGCACACGGTGCTCAATCGCTTCCGGGCCACCTCCTCGGCCCTGCGCCAGAGCGAGAAGATGGCGCAGTTGGGCACCTTCACGGCCGGCATTGCCCACGAACTGAACAATCCGGCGGCGGCGGTGAAGCGCGGGGCCGGGCAACTGAAGGAAATCATCGAGCAGTATGGCCGGGCCGAGGCCAACATGGGCCGCTGGTCGCTCAACCCGGAACAAAAAGGGGCGCTGGCCGAGCACGAACGCCACGCCCAAGACATGGCGGCGCGACCGCCGGACATCGACCCGCTGGAACGCAGCGACAAGGAATACGAGATCGAAGCCTGGCTGGATGACCGCGGGGTGGAGAACGCCTGGGAACTGGCCCCGCTCATGGTCAACATCGGCTATGACCCCGACCAGCTCGCCCGCCTGAGCGAAGGACTGACCGGCGAGCAGATCCACGACATCCTGCGTTGGCTGGGCATGACCTTCAGCATCTACAACCTGCTGGCCGAGATCAGCTCCGGCGCCGCCCGCATCTCCGACATCGTCACCGCCCTCAAATCCTATTCCTATCTCGACCAGGCCCCGGTGCAACAGGTTGACATCGCCGCCGGCCTGGATAACACCCTCCTCATCCTGCGTCACAAACTCAAGAGCATCACCGTGCGCAAGGACTACGCCGCCGACCTGCCGCGCATCAACGGCTATGGCAGCGAACTAAACCAGGTGTGGACGAACCTGATCGACAACGCCGCCGACGCTCTGGCCGAGACGCTCAACCCCACCATCGTCCTCGGCGCCACCCGCCAGGGCGACTGGGTCACAGTGACGGTGGAGGACAACGGCCCCGGCATCCCAGCCGACATCCAACCGCGCATCTTCGACGCCTTCTTCACCACCAAGCCGCCCGGCAAAGGCACCGGCCTGGGCCTGGACATCAGCTACAACATCGTCGTCAACAAACACCGCGGGGACATCAAGGTGTTCTCACGGCCCGGCCGCACCTGTTTCCAGGTCAGCCTACCTATGGATTTCGAGACCATGAACGCCACCCCGGCCCCCGCCGCCCTCGACCAGACCAACGATTCCCAGCTCCGCCGCATCCTGGAGACGACCAGAACCATCGCCGTCGTCGGCGCTTCGTCGCGGCCCGACCGCCCCGGCTACACCGTCCCGGCCTACCTGCAGAAGGCCGGCTATCGCATCATCCCCGTCAACCCCAACCTGACCGAAATGTTGGGCGAGAAAGCCTATCCCGACCTCCAGGCCATCCCCGAAGCGGTGGACGTGGTCGAGATCTTCCGGCCGGGCGACGAGGTCCTGCCCGTCGTCCAGGAGGCCATCCAGATCGGCGCCAAAGTGGTGTGGATGCAGGAGACGGTCGTCAACGAACAGGCGGCCGACCTGGCCAAGAATGCCGGGCTGGAGGTGGTGATGGACTTGTGTATGCGGGCCACCCACCGCCGTTTGTTCGGCAAAATCTGA
- a CDS encoding DUF3307 domain-containing protein has protein sequence MPDTFWALLLAHLLGDYPFQPNWMVGIKRSWAGLALHVLTHLAALLVLARPSLMTVWPYLLALSLVHFGIDVLKNQVWRRWPQWIIGPYLLDQALHVISLVAVGALIAQAAPNASYILPRPWLILGCGLVFVTFAWFITERVVYYRRPDYTAEVVGQKWPRMAVRTALLLAVVWIGRPAVFAPALAAVVASPLPYLSGRHRLRALLTDLIVSGAAAAIVLLATAF, from the coding sequence ATGCCCGATACCTTCTGGGCGCTGCTGTTGGCCCATCTGCTCGGCGACTATCCCTTCCAGCCCAACTGGATGGTGGGGATCAAGCGCAGTTGGGCGGGGCTGGCGCTCCACGTCCTCACCCACCTGGCGGCGCTGCTGGTGCTGGCCCGGCCCAGCCTGATGACCGTTTGGCCGTATCTCCTGGCCCTCAGCCTCGTCCATTTCGGCATCGACGTGCTCAAGAATCAGGTCTGGCGGCGGTGGCCGCAGTGGATCATCGGCCCCTATCTGCTCGACCAGGCGCTGCATGTCATCTCGCTCGTGGCTGTTGGCGCTTTGATCGCACAGGCGGCGCCGAATGCCAGCTACATCCTCCCTCGCCCCTGGCTGATCTTGGGGTGCGGCCTTGTCTTCGTCACCTTCGCCTGGTTCATCACCGAGCGCGTCGTCTACTACCGCCGGCCCGACTACACAGCCGAGGTCGTCGGCCAGAAATGGCCGCGGATGGCGGTCAGGACGGCCTTGCTGCTGGCGGTGGTCTGGATCGGCCGGCCGGCTGTTTTCGCGCCGGCGCTGGCGGCGGTCGTCGCCTCGCCTCTGCCCTACCTGTCAGGGCGGCACCGCCTCCGGGCCTTGCTGACCGACCTGATCGTGTCCGGGGCGGCGGCGGCGATCGTCCTGCTGGCAACGGCGTTTTGA